The following are encoded in a window of Sminthopsis crassicaudata isolate SCR6 chromosome 5, ASM4859323v1, whole genome shotgun sequence genomic DNA:
- the SYCE3 gene encoding synaptonemal complex central element protein 3 isoform X1 — protein MDAPAQRATLEAQRMAESDPGDRNYDNMLKMLSDLNKDLEKLLEEMEKISVQATWMAYDMVVMRTNPALADSMRRLEDAFLNCKEEMEKNWQELLNETKPKQ, from the exons ATGGATGCGCCTGCGCAGAGGGCGACGCTGGAAGCGCAGCGA ATGGCTGAGTCCGATCCTGGGGACAGAAACTATGACAACATGCTGAAGATGCTGTCGGACCTGAACAAGGACCTGGAGAAGCTGCTGGAGGAGATGGAGAAGATATCCG TTCAGGCGACCTGGATGGCCTATGACATGGTGGTGATGCGCACCAACCCTGCCTTGGCGGACTCCATGCGGCGACTGGAAGATGCCTTCTTGAACTGCaaggaggagatggagaagaaCTGGCAAGAACTGCTTAACGAAACCAAGCCCAAGCAATAG
- the SYCE3 gene encoding synaptonemal complex central element protein 3 isoform X2, which translates to MAESDPGDRNYDNMLKMLSDLNKDLEKLLEEMEKISVQATWMAYDMVVMRTNPALADSMRRLEDAFLNCKEEMEKNWQELLNETKPKQ; encoded by the exons ATGGCTGAGTCCGATCCTGGGGACAGAAACTATGACAACATGCTGAAGATGCTGTCGGACCTGAACAAGGACCTGGAGAAGCTGCTGGAGGAGATGGAGAAGATATCCG TTCAGGCGACCTGGATGGCCTATGACATGGTGGTGATGCGCACCAACCCTGCCTTGGCGGACTCCATGCGGCGACTGGAAGATGCCTTCTTGAACTGCaaggaggagatggagaagaaCTGGCAAGAACTGCTTAACGAAACCAAGCCCAAGCAATAG